AACCTTGATTTTCCAGGCACTTTTATCTGCGGCAGCCCTGTCTTTTACTGAAAGATCTTCATATTTTAAAACATCTCTTCTTAAATCAAGAAGTTCTTGTGAAAGAGCTGAAAAAGATTCCTCAGTAAAATTTGCTTCAACAAATTTATGGGCTTTTGCTAAGTTTTGTGAATCACAATCAATTTTGTATTTTTTGCACCATTTTGCATCTCTTTTTAAAAACCTTGCTTTTGACATTGCACCCATCTGCATGTTTTGATCCATCATTCTTCCCGTCAAAAGCTGCCATTGTTCGGCATCCGATGCTTTTACCTTAAAAACTTTTTCTGTTACATGGTTTACCACTACCTTAGGGCCTATAGCATACTCTGTCCCAACATCTTTCATTCCATAAGGTGTAGGCATGAAAAGGACTACAAACAATAACACCACCGGGATAATAAAAAGTTTCCAGTCAACATACTTGTCATATCCCGTTGCTTTCTCTTTTTTAGTGTTTTCCATTTTTAACTCCCTCTTATATTATAGTCTTGATCAGACAATAATGTTTATCATTGCAAAGAAAATATCCTGCTCTCTGACTATTCCAATCACCCTGTCCTTATCTTTTACAAGTACCCTTCTTCTTCCGCTTGTGTAAATCAAGTCAGCCACCTCCATGAGGTTTGCGTCTTTATCTACTATAGGCGGTTTTTCAGACATTAGTTCACTGACCTTTTTATTTTCTATTTTTTTTGTCTGAAGGGTGAAAAGACCGTCCCAGAACATGCTTGAATACTGAACTGAATCAGCCATTGAAGGTTTTGGAGCTGAGAGGTAGCCAGGCCTTATTGACTCGAGAAGATCATAAATTGTTAGAAGACCGATTTGTTCTTGTTTGTCGTTCATTACAATTATTGATCTATGTCCCGACACAATAAAAGATTCGCTTGTAAGTGAGGGCTTAAAAGAGGCAAGAAGAATGGTCATAGCTTCTTTTACAGTTGCATTCATGGAAACAGAGGAATAGTTTTCAATCCATGTCATTACATCAAAAGCTTTTTTTTCTTTTTTCTTTTCAAGGTGATACCTGTCGTCATAGGCTTCTCTGATTTTCATTGACAAGATATCAATTCCACAAGGTTTGCTAAGATAGTCAAAAGCCTTTTCTTTTAGTGCTTTTTCAGCAGAATCTGCTGAGCCGTGGCCTGTGAGCATTATTACCCTGATTTCAGAGTCGATTTCCTTGATTTTTGAAAGGGCGGCATGGCCATCCATTCCTTTCATTTTTATATCAAGAACAACAACATCCTGTGGCTGTTTTCTCACAATTTCAATAGCTTCTTCTCCGCTTTCAGCCATGGTAACTTCAAAACCTTTTTTTTGTAGAAGTTTTGAGGTTGTTTCACGAAATCTGGCTTCGTCATCAACCATTAGAACTTTGACTTTTTCCATTGTTTAAGCCTCCTTCAAAGATGTTAGTTTGTTTTTGCCAACCGGTTTCATGAATTTTTCTCCTTATCTTTCATATTTATATTTTTTCTGAATCAAAGGGGAGTCTGATTAGAAATTGGGAACCCTGTCCATATTCGCTTGTAAGGGTCATATCTCCTCCAAGTCCTTTGATGATTCCATAGACTGTGCTCAGTCCAAGGCCTGTGCCTTCACCAACAGGCTTTGTTGTAAAAAATGGCACAAAAGCTTTTTCAAGCTCTTCTTTGGTAAATCCGCAGCCATTGTCCTGAAAAATTATTACTGCATCTGAGTTTTCTTTTTTAATGGATATTTTTATTTGCCCGTCTGACCTGCCCTTGAGAGCATAAATCGAGTTGTTTAAAAGGTTTAAAATTACCTGTTGAATCTGGCCGGCATCGCTTTTCATCAAAGGGAGATTTTTTTCAATTTCCTGGATTATTTTTACATTTTCAACCCTTGCTTTTTCATCAACCATATGAACAATTCCAGGAATTGTTTCTTCAAGGGAAAAGGCTTCAAAACTTGCTTCATCTTTTCTTGCAAAAGTAAGAAGGCCCCTTGTTATTTTTCCGCATCTTGTTACCTGAAGTTTTATTTGCTCAACACAGTCGGTTAAGGTGAAAAGTTCGTCTTTAATTTTTGAAGTATCTGTTTTGTTTATATCTTTAAGACATTCATCAATCATTGCTGTTTCTGATTTGATAACCTGGAGGGGGTTGTTGATTTCATGGGCTATTCCTGTGCTCATTTCTCCAACTTCAGCAAGTTTTCCTGCGATTATTAGTTGGGTTTTCATTTCTTTTTTTTCAGCATTGGCAACTCTTAATCGGTTTGCCATGTTTGAAGCCATTATAAATCCTGTTACAACTACAATGGTTCCTCCTGAAAAAATTATTAAAACAGAAACCACGGCTGCCATAAAAAGAGGAAAATACGCATCAAGAGCCTCCTGTCTTACAACAAGGGCCCATTTGACTTCAGAAAGAGGGACTGCACAGTAAATGTATTTAAATCCAGACATTCCTCCTCCAAAAAACGAAGAGGGATTATTGTCTTTGTTGCTTTCAATATGGTTAAAATAATTTACCATACTTGAGTTGTCGTCTTTTCCTTTCATGGTTTTTAAAACACCTTCCTTGTTTATTATATAAGCATGGCCTGTTCTTCCTATTCTTATACTGTAAACAAGAGTGTTGAAAAAATGGGTATCAATTGTAGTTCTTAAATACCATTTGCCTTGGTTGTCCTCTTTTTTTGCAGCAATTATAAAATGGGGGATTTGTCTGAAGCCAAGAAATTCATCGGAAATAAAAAAACCATTTTTTTCAACCATCTTAAACCAGGTCTCATTGTAGTAGTTTTTCCCTTCCAGGTTGTAGGGGCCTGCATAGGCAACATGGTTTCCTTTTGAGTCAAAAACGCCTAGGTCAACAAAGGCTGTTGATTGGGATTGGAGGTTATTGAATATTTTTAATAAATACTCTTTATTTTTAAGGTCTTCAAAATCGTGGTTGTCTGCAAGAAGTTTTAAAATTCCTGATTTTTCATTTAAAAAGGAGTCGACCATGTCTCTGTGATCACTGGCTATCCTGATTAATTTGTTTTCAACTTCTTTTCCTGAGTATGAAACAAAGTAAAAAACTATAACAGCACAAACCAGGAGAAGAAGGGTTACAGGAAGCATGACAACCCTTGTAAAAATCATTTTCCCCATTTTTTTTCTATAAGCTTGTTCTTCCACTTTAATTTCCCCTTTTCAGTTTTAAGCTTTAAGAAATGAGCTTAATCTTTCTTTTATAAGAGCAAAGAGAGTGCCATGTTTTTCAAAAAATATTTTCGATTAATATCAGCATGTTATCTTGGTTGGCGTTTGGGGGGCGGTGGCGGTGTTAAGGAGTTTTACAAAGTATAAAAAAATATTTTACAATTTCGTTATTTACAGATCTTGTTATTCTGCGTTTTGGAGACAAAATTCTTTGATTAAATAAAGAAAAACGGAAAATTTAATCCAGGAAAGATTGAATTGTTTGGAGATGTGAAATTTGAGTAAGATCTGTCTGGAAAGGGCCTGGCAAAATCAAGGATAACGGGCTTTACTTTAAAGCCCGCAGTATAATTAGAATCCTTTTTGGCTTGTAGTTTTTTGAAATTTTATCTGAGTGATTCTTTCTTCCGCATTTTTTTTTCTTTTGTCAGCTAAAAGAACCTTGTCAATAAGAGCTTCAATATCGCAGGGCTTCAGAAGATAGTCATAAGCCCCAAGCTTCATTCCTTCAATTGCAGAATCAGTGGTGGAATGTCCTGTGAGCATGATTACTTCAATAAGGGGTTTTTCCCTTTTTATTTCTCTTAAAACTTCAACTCCATCCATTCCCGGCATTTTAACGTCAAGAATAACCACATCTATATTGTTGTTTCTAATAATTTCAAGACACTCCTTTCCTCCGGGAGCAGTCATTACTTTGAAATCTTTTTTTTGTTTTTTTATAAGCTTTGAAGTTGTTTGAAGAAATCTTTCTTCGTCATCAACAAGAAGTAAATCTGTGCTAATCATTGGCGGGCCTCCTGGTGGAAAATTTATAAATTTAATTTTTAGTGTCAAAATTTAAAAGCTTACTCAATAATTAAGTTCGCAAAATCGATGCCATAAAAAAAAGAGACTTGGAAAAGAAATATAATTAGAAACTGGCCAAAGATTAAAGCTTTGTTTCAGGAAGATAAAAGCTTAACAGGATGAATTTTAGGTAATTGCTGGGTTGAACATCAATTTTGAGCCTGAATAAAAAATGGTTTTTGCTCAAAATTGATTGTTCATAGCAACAAAAAAACTCCTGCTGGTTGTTTTTGGTGATTTATAGAAAACTAATTGGTTTTTATTCTTTTATTTCTATATTGAATTTTTCAATTTTTGTATGCAGGGTTGGTCTTGAAACTCCAATAAGTTTAGAGGCTTTTGAAATATTGCCTTTTGTTATGGAAAGGGCCTCAGAAATAATTATCTCACTGAGTTTGTCCATCAAGACTTCATAAGGTCTTTCATTTACTTCAGACAAAAGAGAGTTTTTTACCCATTCACTGAGTTTGTTTATTTTGTTTTTGCTTTCTTCCTCTAATTGGTCAAGGTTTTTTTGGGGGAGGTTAATTTCTTCTTTTTTAATGGGGGTTCCCATATTGAAAATCACAGCTTTTTGCAAGATATTGAAAAGTTCTCTTATATTGCCGGGCCAGTTATAGGTTTTCAGGTGGTTTATTGCTTCGTCTGAAATTCCCGGATTGTTAAGCTCAGATTCAATGGAAAATTTTTTAAGAAGATAGTTGCTTAAACTGGGAATATCTTCTTTTCTGTCCCTTAGAGGAGGCATTGTTATTGTTACAACTTTAAGTCTGTAATATAGATCTTCCCGAAAGCTTCCTTCTTCAACTGCTTTTTCAAGATTTCTGTTTGTTGCGGCAATAACTCTTACATCAACTGAAAGAGGATCTTTTCCTCCCAGCCTTTCAATACTTTTTTCCTGGAGAAGGCGTAAGAATTTTGCCTGAATTTCAAGGGGCATGTCTCCGATTTCATCAAGAAAAACTGTTCCCTTATGTGCTTGTTCTATTTTTCCCACTTTTTTATGAACTGCTCCTGTAAAAGCCCCTTTTTCATAACCAAAAAGTTCACTTTCAAGAAGGGTTTCAGGGATTGCCACACAATT
The window above is part of the Desulforegulaceae bacterium genome. Proteins encoded here:
- a CDS encoding response regulator codes for the protein MEKVKVLMVDDEARFRETTSKLLQKKGFEVTMAESGEEAIEIVRKQPQDVVVLDIKMKGMDGHAALSKIKEIDSEIRVIMLTGHGSADSAEKALKEKAFDYLSKPCGIDILSMKIREAYDDRYHLEKKKEKKAFDVMTWIENYSSVSMNATVKEAMTILLASFKPSLTSESFIVSGHRSIIVMNDKQEQIGLLTIYDLLESIRPGYLSAPKPSMADSVQYSSMFWDGLFTLQTKKIENKKVSELMSEKPPIVDKDANLMEVADLIYTSGRRRVLVKDKDRVIGIVREQDIFFAMINIIV
- a CDS encoding ATP-binding protein; this encodes MEEQAYRKKMGKMIFTRVVMLPVTLLLLVCAVIVFYFVSYSGKEVENKLIRIASDHRDMVDSFLNEKSGILKLLADNHDFEDLKNKEYLLKIFNNLQSQSTAFVDLGVFDSKGNHVAYAGPYNLEGKNYYNETWFKMVEKNGFFISDEFLGFRQIPHFIIAAKKEDNQGKWYLRTTIDTHFFNTLVYSIRIGRTGHAYIINKEGVLKTMKGKDDNSSMVNYFNHIESNKDNNPSSFFGGGMSGFKYIYCAVPLSEVKWALVVRQEALDAYFPLFMAAVVSVLIIFSGGTIVVVTGFIMASNMANRLRVANAEKKEMKTQLIIAGKLAEVGEMSTGIAHEINNPLQVIKSETAMIDECLKDINKTDTSKIKDELFTLTDCVEQIKLQVTRCGKITRGLLTFARKDEASFEAFSLEETIPGIVHMVDEKARVENVKIIQEIEKNLPLMKSDAGQIQQVILNLLNNSIYALKGRSDGQIKISIKKENSDAVIIFQDNGCGFTKEELEKAFVPFFTTKPVGEGTGLGLSTVYGIIKGLGGDMTLTSEYGQGSQFLIRLPFDSEKI
- a CDS encoding response regulator, whose translation is MISTDLLLVDDEERFLQTTSKLIKKQKKDFKVMTAPGGKECLEIIRNNNIDVVILDVKMPGMDGVEVLREIKREKPLIEVIMLTGHSTTDSAIEGMKLGAYDYLLKPCDIEALIDKVLLADKRKKNAEERITQIKFQKTTSQKGF
- a CDS encoding sigma-54 dependent transcriptional regulator; amino-acid sequence: MTDIHIIDDDIQLAKSFSKILSKEGYLVKTSFTGKTGIQSILADPPKLVILDIKLPDINGIEVFEKLNKKLPNLPVIIITAYGDTETAIGAIKKGAFDYIYKPFDIPPMFELIEKGVESSKYRNSPVIINPDEEEFNKEALIGNSNEMIEVYKSIGKVAPTDATVLIRGESGTGKELCARAVFHHSSRSTNPFIIINCVAIPETLLESELFGYEKGAFTGAVHKKVGKIEQAHKGTVFLDEIGDMPLEIQAKFLRLLQEKSIERLGGKDPLSVDVRVIAATNRNLEKAVEEGSFREDLYYRLKVVTITMPPLRDRKEDIPSLSNYLLKKFSIESELNNPGISDEAINHLKTYNWPGNIRELFNILQKAVIFNMGTPIKKEEINLPQKNLDQLEEESKNKINKLSEWVKNSLLSEVNERPYEVLMDKLSEIIISEALSITKGNISKASKLIGVSRPTLHTKIEKFNIEIKE